A window of the Tachyglossus aculeatus isolate mTacAcu1 chromosome 2, mTacAcu1.pri, whole genome shotgun sequence genome harbors these coding sequences:
- the LOC119942484 gene encoding olfactory receptor 52E2-like, with the protein MLAPNQSSHHPASFTLLGIPGLEAAHIWIAFAICLMYITALAGNGIMLLVIGREPGLHSPMFFFLCFLATTDILLSSATIPKMLAIMWFQAREISFDSCIAQMVFIHLLTAVESGILVAMAFDRYIAICHPLRYRVILTDGLVVKLGLTVLVRSLLIILPFILLIKRLHFCKTTILPHSYCEHMGIAKLACSDIRVNVVYGLTGALLILAVDLVLIGLSYSLILRAVLRLPTKDTQVKAFSTCGSHVSVMMVFYTPALFSFLTHRFGHHIPRFVHILLANFYVVLPPMLNPIIYGVKTKQIRESILRTFRKKRGNSLQCH; encoded by the coding sequence ATGTTGGCTCCAAACCAGAGCAGCCACCACCCAGCCTCGTTTACCCTACTGGGCATCCCAGGCCTAGAGGCGGCCCACATCTGGATTGCTTTTGCCATCTGTCTCATGTACATCACAGCCCTAGCAGGCAACGGCATCATGCTCCTGGTAATTGGGAGGGAGCCTGGACTCCACTcccccatgttcttcttcctctgcttcctggcaACCACCGACATCTTGCTGTCTTCGGCAACCATCCCCAAGATGCTCGCCATCATGtggttccaggctagagagatCAGCTTCGACTCCTGCATCGCCCAGATGGTTTTTATACACTTGCTTACAGCGGTGGAATCCGGGATCCTGGTGGCTATGGCGTTCGACCGCTATATAGCCATCTGCCACCCACTTAGATACAGAGTGATCTTGACCGACGGGCTCGTGGTCAAGCTGGGACTGACAGTCCTCGTGAGGTCTCTGCTGATCATCCTTCCTTTCATCTTGCTCATCAAGCGACTACACTTCTGcaaaaccaccattctccctcaCTCCTACTGTGAGCACATGGGCATCGCCAAGCTGGCATGCTCAGATATCAGAGTAAATGTTGTGTATGGACTAACTGGAGCCCTGCTGATCCTTGCCGTGGACTTAGTCTTGATTGGGCTGTCCTATTCCCTGATTCTCCGGGCAGTCTTGAGACTTCCCACCAAAGACACCCAGGTCAAAGCCTTCAGCACCTGTGGCTCCCATGTCAGTGTCATGATGGTGTTCTAcactccagccctgttctccttcctgaccCACCGCTTTGGCCACCACATCCCCCGCTTTGTCCACATCCTGCTGGCAAATTTCTATGTTGTCCTGCCGCCCATGCTCAACCCAATCATCTATGGCGTGAAGACCAAGCAGATTCGCGAGAGCATCCTGAGAACTTTCAGGAAGAAGAGAGGCAACTCACTTCAGTGCCACTAG